Proteins encoded within one genomic window of Sulfuricurvum sp. IAE1:
- a CDS encoding PD-(D/E)XK nuclease family protein, protein MRMSNLKEVIATSGHHPLHTVWGMIEQAANNHITIRPSGIVEFLDNPFSWATKQIVGVLSPSSEATVLGTAVHAAAEFGYRCILDNQGLPSVEECAVAIDESLKNEYVWLENPTMTIEQMTTEAIRLFTVYHTEVMPFANPVAAEERFVLEAWDGIQLAGTTDRIERRADGTLAITDIKTSAKNLSGEKVEGSDELKAMRQKLKELNKLSERHAPQYNDLKEAGKVVKEIQRKLGLKKTTEEEKAMLQVDLEEAETSLVELQGEVDKWLEGVQEERDQLQTEIDRIAPDIEKRQYEADCLAAMHKHGLQLASYAFLYEAATGNTIDWGRIEVIIKYDPTPVVKILEFPLHIYKRECAMAVDLMVEAIQALRAGTPARLLFRMNPETFRGSELTEMVREIVMAS, encoded by the coding sequence ATGCGTATGTCAAACCTAAAAGAAGTTATCGCCACTTCAGGCCATCACCCGCTCCATACGGTTTGGGGGATGATCGAGCAGGCGGCGAATAACCACATCACAATCCGCCCAAGCGGGATCGTCGAGTTTCTTGACAACCCGTTCTCCTGGGCAACAAAACAGATCGTCGGCGTACTCTCGCCTTCATCGGAAGCTACTGTCCTTGGTACTGCGGTTCATGCTGCGGCTGAGTTTGGCTATCGTTGCATACTTGACAATCAGGGCTTGCCTTCGGTTGAAGAGTGTGCGGTTGCAATCGATGAGTCGTTGAAAAACGAATATGTCTGGCTTGAAAACCCAACGATGACAATTGAACAAATGACCACCGAGGCGATCCGCCTTTTTACGGTCTATCATACAGAAGTTATGCCATTTGCCAACCCTGTCGCAGCAGAAGAGCGATTTGTGCTTGAAGCATGGGATGGGATTCAATTGGCCGGAACCACCGACCGCATCGAGCGCAGAGCCGACGGCACACTTGCGATCACCGACATCAAAACTTCCGCCAAGAATCTTTCGGGCGAGAAGGTCGAGGGTAGCGATGAGCTCAAGGCCATGCGCCAGAAACTCAAAGAGCTGAACAAGCTCTCAGAGCGCCATGCGCCACAATACAATGACCTCAAGGAGGCGGGCAAGGTTGTCAAAGAGATCCAGCGCAAGCTCGGATTGAAAAAGACGACCGAAGAGGAAAAAGCAATGCTTCAGGTTGATCTTGAAGAAGCCGAAACCTCCCTGGTCGAACTCCAAGGGGAAGTTGATAAATGGCTCGAAGGGGTGCAGGAAGAAAGAGATCAGCTTCAGACTGAGATCGATCGGATCGCGCCAGACATCGAGAAGCGTCAGTATGAGGCTGATTGTTTGGCAGCAATGCACAAGCATGGTCTTCAGCTCGCTTCGTATGCGTTTCTTTACGAGGCTGCAACCGGAAATACTATTGACTGGGGACGCATCGAGGTCATCATCAAGTATGACCCGACCCCGGTTGTTAAAATCCTAGAATTCCCGCTTCACATCTACAAGCGTGAGTGTGCGATGGCAGTCGATCTTATGGTCGAGGCTATTCAGGCCCTCAGAGCCGGCACGCCTGCGCGTCTGTTGTTCCGCATGAATCCTGAAACTTTCAGAGGTTCGGAATTGACAGAGATGGTCCGGGAAATTGTAATGGCTTCGTGA
- a CDS encoding recombinase RecT, giving the protein MENTQVAVTAQSTQVQNQTIVQSPFSAAALTQEQMAIIKNQIAPGISDNDLMYCLEIAKQAQLNPIIKEIYFVPRKAQINGQWVEKHEPMVGRKGARAIARRKGMKVPPNTGTTIKKIPVLKNGAWEEERDLVGWAEMTIDGVTVRKEAAYSVYKQTTKDGSVTKFWKDMPTVMVEKVAEFQLLDAIYGLDGVMSIDAGVLDVEAEGSNAQRPQPTTVNMTSTPGGLMEKVAAAKAEAANPEPVAEVVPEPEASQFKDLAELGIALSELGLEMTTKEHGGKTYALISGGNIGGLEETLAGYGFAKGKKEWGMEVTDLVAAEAGTLF; this is encoded by the coding sequence ATGGAAAATACACAAGTTGCTGTTACAGCTCAATCTACACAAGTTCAAAACCAAACAATCGTTCAGTCACCATTCAGCGCCGCTGCGCTTACACAAGAGCAGATGGCAATCATCAAGAACCAGATTGCTCCGGGTATCTCGGACAATGACTTGATGTACTGTCTGGAGATCGCCAAACAGGCTCAACTCAATCCGATCATCAAGGAAATCTACTTTGTCCCGCGTAAAGCGCAAATTAATGGTCAATGGGTTGAGAAGCATGAGCCGATGGTGGGACGAAAAGGTGCGCGCGCCATTGCTCGTCGCAAAGGAATGAAAGTTCCACCCAACACGGGTACGACGATCAAAAAAATCCCCGTTCTGAAAAACGGAGCGTGGGAAGAGGAGCGTGATCTTGTAGGATGGGCAGAAATGACCATTGATGGAGTGACGGTCCGGAAGGAAGCCGCTTACTCCGTCTATAAGCAGACCACAAAAGACGGAAGCGTCACAAAATTCTGGAAGGACATGCCAACCGTGATGGTTGAAAAGGTAGCCGAATTTCAGCTCCTTGATGCCATTTACGGGCTCGATGGCGTGATGTCAATCGATGCCGGCGTTCTGGATGTGGAAGCGGAAGGCAGCAATGCCCAGCGCCCGCAGCCAACAACGGTCAATATGACATCAACCCCCGGCGGGCTGATGGAAAAAGTTGCAGCGGCGAAAGCCGAGGCAGCCAATCCTGAACCCGTCGCTGAAGTTGTGCCAGAACCAGAAGCGTCGCAATTTAAAGACCTCGCAGAGCTCGGCATTGCGCTGAGTGAGCTTGGTCTTGAAATGACAACCAAAGAGCACGGCGGAAAAACCTACGCTTTGATCTCTGGCGGAAACATTGGCGGTCTGGAGGAAACTCTGGCCGGATACGGTTTTGCCAAAGGGAAAAAAGAGTGGGGAATGGAGGTGACCGATCTGGTTGCAGCCGAAGCCGGTACGCTTTTCTAA
- a CDS encoding DUF6011 domain-containing protein yields MKCACCNRIITDPVSVSTGFGPVCREKLGLVTVHTKINGKKSYKIARQTTIWDFLA; encoded by the coding sequence ATGAAATGCGCTTGCTGTAATCGAATCATAACTGATCCTGTCTCAGTATCAACGGGCTTCGGTCCGGTGTGCAGAGAAAAGCTTGGATTAGTGACGGTTCACACAAAAATCAATGGCAAAAAGAGTTATAAGATAGCCCGTCAAACGACTATCTGGGACTTTTTGGCTTAG
- a CDS encoding tyrosine-type recombinase/integrase, with protein sequence MKNLFDSHIYTFGDLLENYQIHLPVRLSIKTAETYFCCVENVLKKFNLLNEDLIHYHSDLKLKHHLEAYMNELTDYSINYRNLNIAVLNDFCRFACRTFKIFCDVKLRHIRKIRPLPKAMPVKKLLPKINELISSRDSWIDFRDAALIYLLYGTGMRISEALFVDTSDFIGEGMLLVRNGKNAKERIVYYPKDTWRIIQEYRDQCPFETTKVLWRSKDGRRLSRSSASLQIKKKIGCSPHVLRHSFATHLHSNGCDIFVLSELLGHFSLANTQIYTKIKRKELQKCVLNHHPLAV encoded by the coding sequence ATGAAAAACCTTTTTGATTCACATATTTATACATTTGGAGATCTACTTGAAAATTATCAGATTCATTTGCCGGTAAGGCTGTCAATTAAAACAGCGGAGACATATTTCTGCTGCGTTGAAAACGTGCTGAAAAAATTCAATCTGTTAAATGAGGACCTTATTCATTACCATTCAGATCTCAAGCTAAAACACCATCTTGAAGCTTACATGAACGAGTTGACGGATTATTCGATCAATTATCGAAATTTGAATATTGCGGTACTGAATGATTTTTGTCGCTTTGCTTGTAGAACTTTCAAAATTTTCTGCGATGTCAAGCTTCGACATATTCGAAAAATCCGACCTCTTCCGAAGGCAATGCCCGTAAAAAAGTTGCTGCCTAAAATAAACGAACTCATCTCTAGCAGAGATTCCTGGATCGACTTTAGAGACGCGGCGCTTATCTATCTCCTGTATGGCACAGGGATGCGTATTTCCGAAGCACTTTTCGTGGATACATCTGATTTTATTGGAGAAGGGATGTTGTTGGTGAGAAATGGGAAAAACGCAAAAGAGAGAATTGTCTATTACCCAAAGGATACATGGAGGATCATCCAGGAATATCGCGATCAGTGCCCATTTGAAACAACAAAGGTGTTGTGGAGATCGAAAGACGGGCGGCGTTTATCACGCTCCAGTGCGAGTCTCCAAATCAAAAAGAAAATCGGGTGCAGCCCACATGTTCTGCGTCATTCGTTCGCAACCCATTTACACTCGAACGGGTGCGACATCTTTGTTCTCTCGGAGCTGCTTGGCCACTTTTCTTTGGCAAATACTCAAATCTACACAAAAATAAAGCGTAAAGAACTCCAAAAATGTGTTTTAAATCATCACCCGTTGGCGGTGTAG
- a CDS encoding type IV secretory system conjugative DNA transfer family protein codes for MDKYRSGHLFVFATTQVGKTRLVEWMAEQDIKKGKNVVIIDPKVDWALFSKIYQSCLQSGREEDLMLLSPIFPQYSIKINPLSHFYMPEEPISHIMAGVPTDDEFFYNVALDATTFIVRCTLMLKRFKKDYSPLRFEDIASKASYKGITELKESILGLDDPEQPKLKVLGEQILESPQDYFSKVTNTLRTTLTQMTIGSISTIIGSAEKNEFIDRIERGKGVVLYVQTGSMLTKKTADILGKVVVSMIQSVSGRFYASGLKFKHPLCLYIDEMSNCVYRGIEDAFNKGGSSGLCITGLTQSMADIITEIGEDRARKLFDNTNTKIFGRMNDIGSAKIVTDFGGVMNRHASMFNSDGNIVAREVEESVIKLEEPIRLKQREIYYFGFEGQFVGKIAPVESSEIMVKPPKIIKGFDEEVGS; via the coding sequence ATGGACAAATACCGCAGTGGCCATCTGTTTGTTTTTGCCACCACGCAAGTCGGAAAGACGAGGTTGGTAGAATGGATGGCCGAACAGGACATCAAAAAAGGGAAAAATGTCGTAATCATCGACCCAAAGGTTGACTGGGCCCTCTTTTCAAAAATCTATCAGTCGTGTCTTCAGTCCGGGAGAGAGGAAGATCTTATGCTGCTGTCGCCAATCTTTCCGCAGTATTCCATCAAAATCAACCCGCTGTCGCACTTTTACATGCCCGAAGAGCCGATCAGTCATATTATGGCCGGTGTGCCTACCGACGACGAATTCTTTTACAACGTAGCCCTTGACGCAACAACCTTTATTGTACGTTGCACGCTGATGCTCAAACGGTTCAAAAAGGATTATTCGCCATTGCGCTTCGAGGACATTGCGAGCAAAGCATCATACAAAGGGATCACCGAGCTAAAAGAGAGCATTCTTGGGCTTGATGACCCGGAACAGCCAAAACTAAAAGTCCTTGGAGAACAAATCCTTGAATCGCCGCAGGATTACTTCTCGAAGGTCACAAACACGCTGAGAACCACACTGACACAGATGACGATCGGATCGATATCCACCATCATTGGTAGCGCAGAAAAAAACGAATTCATCGATCGGATCGAGAGGGGCAAGGGGGTGGTATTGTACGTTCAGACCGGATCGATGCTGACCAAAAAAACGGCCGATATTCTGGGCAAGGTTGTTGTGTCCATGATCCAGTCCGTGTCGGGGCGATTTTACGCTTCGGGGTTAAAGTTCAAACACCCTCTATGCCTCTACATCGATGAGATGAGCAACTGTGTTTATAGGGGCATTGAGGACGCATTCAACAAAGGAGGCTCGTCCGGGCTGTGCATCACCGGCTTGACGCAGAGTATGGCCGACATTATCACGGAGATCGGTGAAGATCGGGCCAGAAAATTGTTTGACAACACCAACACAAAAATCTTTGGCCGGATGAACGATATAGGGAGCGCCAAGATTGTTACCGACTTCGGTGGAGTAATGAATCGCCACGCATCGATGTTTAATTCCGATGGAAACATCGTCGCCAGAGAGGTGGAAGAATCCGTTATCAAGCTCGAAGAGCCGATTCGCCTCAAGCAGCGGGAAATCTATTATTTCGGCTTTGAGGGGCAATTTGTAGGGAAGATAGCGCCGGTCGAGTCGAGCGAGATTATGGTCAAACCTCCAAAAATCATCAAAGGGTTTGATGAGGAGGTTGGGTCGTGA
- a CDS encoding DNA cytosine methyltransferase gives MYVFSQTQFTCFDLLHGKTKGFFVTRQGFLILSLFSGIGLLDRAFREAGFVVVSAGDLVTGQDIRDFRGIAGRFDGIIGGSPCQAFSDANRDRPADDNHYGYQMIEEYKRVVFECDPTWYLFENVRNAPNVIIDGYDHQRIDINQGWFDDVYRLRHIQFGHKQGKKIFWPRGVTRPGLKSAALASDDRSFRELCRLQGLEDDFDLPDFTVRGKKKVVGNGVPIVMGRVIANAVRDVAGLEICDSSIANNCDFPGRTYCDSTSFDNGDLAADKKCDNELRFFSGTSRQKCDSPAIQNYCACGCGRSVTGRRKTYDSACRKRLSRKKAQYEK, from the coding sequence TTGTATGTATTTTCGCAAACGCAATTCACTTGTTTTGACTTATTGCATGGAAAAACGAAAGGTTTTTTTGTGACTCGCCAGGGCTTTCTAATTCTTTCGCTTTTCTCAGGCATTGGCCTTCTTGATCGTGCTTTTCGCGAAGCTGGTTTCGTTGTTGTCTCCGCTGGCGATCTTGTGACTGGCCAGGACATAAGAGACTTTCGTGGTATCGCTGGCCGCTTTGACGGAATTATAGGCGGCTCTCCCTGCCAAGCGTTCTCAGACGCAAACCGTGACCGTCCGGCAGACGATAATCACTATGGTTACCAGATGATCGAGGAGTATAAAAGAGTCGTTTTCGAGTGTGACCCGACCTGGTATCTTTTTGAAAATGTTCGAAATGCTCCTAACGTAATTATTGATGGCTATGATCATCAGCGCATCGATATAAATCAGGGTTGGTTCGACGACGTATATCGTCTCCGGCATATCCAGTTTGGTCACAAACAAGGTAAAAAAATTTTCTGGCCTCGAGGTGTGACTCGTCCAGGACTAAAAAGCGCGGCTCTGGCTTCTGATGATCGTTCATTCCGCGAGCTTTGTCGACTACAAGGATTGGAGGATGATTTTGATCTCCCCGATTTTACCGTTAGAGGAAAAAAGAAAGTCGTTGGGAATGGTGTTCCCATAGTCATGGGACGTGTGATCGCTAACGCTGTTCGTGACGTGGCCGGTTTGGAAATCTGTGACTCATCGATCGCTAATAATTGTGACTTCCCTGGACGCACTTATTGTGACTCGACGTCTTTCGATAATGGTGACTTGGCAGCAGATAAAAAGTGTGACAATGAACTGCGCTTTTTCTCTGGCACCTCGAGGCAAAAATGTGACTCCCCGGCAATTCAAAATTATTGTGCTTGCGGTTGCGGTCGTAGTGTGACTGGACGTCGCAAAACTTACGACTCTGCTTGTCGCAAACGTTTATCCCGCAAAAAGGCTCAATATGAAAAATGA
- a CDS encoding ArdC family protein, protein MKNSVYDIVTDAILAQIEQGVIPWHKPWATVKPYNFKTGKEYRGVNPILLSGATDPRFLTFNQAKELGGNVKKGAKSHIVVFWSPLSVKTVKDEESGEELVDSKSLGKFVLKYYRVFCASDIEGIDFGPLPVPVKEFNPIDAAEQVWNDYKNRPAFVMGGNKACYYPSRDQIQMPLKEVFESPEEYYSTLFHEMGHSTGHPTRLNRKGIAEFNGFGTHTYSYEELVAEMTAAFLCTHVGIENTIQNSASYIKGWASKLKEDTKMIVLAASQAQKASDLILGVNKGGVE, encoded by the coding sequence ATGAAAAATTCAGTTTACGACATCGTTACAGATGCAATTCTTGCGCAAATCGAACAAGGCGTTATCCCTTGGCATAAGCCTTGGGCGACGGTCAAACCATACAACTTCAAAACCGGCAAAGAGTATCGCGGTGTAAACCCAATTCTTTTATCCGGCGCTACTGATCCGCGTTTCCTGACCTTCAATCAAGCCAAAGAGCTTGGTGGTAACGTAAAGAAGGGTGCCAAATCTCACATCGTTGTGTTTTGGTCACCATTGAGCGTTAAAACGGTCAAAGATGAGGAGAGCGGCGAGGAGCTGGTTGATTCAAAAAGCCTTGGAAAGTTTGTCCTCAAATATTACCGCGTATTTTGTGCGAGTGATATTGAGGGTATCGATTTTGGGCCATTGCCGGTTCCGGTAAAAGAGTTCAATCCGATCGATGCAGCGGAACAGGTCTGGAACGATTACAAGAACCGCCCTGCGTTTGTCATGGGTGGCAATAAAGCATGCTACTACCCCTCCAGAGACCAAATACAGATGCCTTTGAAAGAGGTGTTTGAATCTCCGGAGGAATACTATTCGACGCTCTTTCACGAAATGGGACACAGCACGGGTCACCCAACGCGGTTAAACCGCAAAGGGATTGCCGAATTCAATGGCTTTGGCACTCACACATACTCGTATGAGGAATTGGTTGCCGAAATGACTGCCGCGTTCTTGTGTACCCATGTCGGGATCGAAAACACAATTCAAAACTCCGCTTCCTATATCAAGGGTTGGGCTTCAAAACTCAAAGAGGATACGAAAATGATCGTATTGGCTGCAAGTCAAGCTCAAAAGGCTTCTGATTTGATCCTTGGTGTTAACAAGGGAGGTGTGGAATGA
- the ssb gene encoding single-stranded DNA-binding protein, with amino-acid sequence MYNKIILVGNLTRDIELRYSQNGSAIANTAIATSRRFTVNGEKKEETCFVDITFFGRSGEVANQYLRKGSKILVEGRLHFEQWTDQQSGQKRSKHSVIVESMQMLDTRQGGGDQGYEEQGGYSAPASSAPRTPQKVPMPESNLPEVDISEEDIPF; translated from the coding sequence ATGTATAACAAAATCATCCTGGTTGGAAATCTTACCCGCGATATCGAACTTCGCTATTCGCAAAACGGTTCCGCGATTGCCAATACGGCTATCGCTACCAGTCGCCGCTTCACGGTGAACGGAGAGAAGAAAGAGGAGACGTGTTTCGTCGATATCACTTTCTTTGGCCGTTCCGGTGAGGTCGCCAACCAATACCTTCGAAAAGGATCAAAAATCCTCGTTGAGGGTCGGCTTCACTTTGAACAGTGGACCGATCAACAATCCGGGCAAAAGCGCTCCAAACACTCCGTCATTGTAGAAAGTATGCAAATGCTCGATACACGACAGGGTGGCGGCGATCAAGGCTATGAAGAACAGGGCGGGTATTCTGCTCCTGCATCTTCTGCGCCACGAACGCCGCAAAAAGTGCCGATGCCTGAAAGCAACCTCCCGGAGGTTGACATCAGCGAGGAGGATATACCCTTTTAG
- a CDS encoding HD domain-containing protein — protein sequence MKKSPVKSFIQDVGVLVLGASSLFVFAGAFIVYSETGSFYFDWETVKYSIVDNIPVLLFALLLMAVALFAVVNYFLWAMAQRKNCQIQYVDLAQIAPIWLEYNEVENNIREKITAETAQTEGDKGQERVLTNVLATRALEFETQRVRDFVKNILIPNADKFDEYETGMMFDLLRMLESNRDLTSVATLCPKDPERQMYSDKAATLDGKTMYEILGEFTLLDHTIRVAEIMVAMHEKNTDRLTVGPLFSRVVITAISHDIGKIIVKNSTLRITGEMYHKTPHEHISVMMLQEMYPEYKHSKSVADAIRSHHLGKVEGTLPQLLKDADKKAREVEFGEWRIRNKNAVASNAQTTSTSVENEAKVEPITAEQSAPETVPFEDFGEAAAAEHAELSGPEEPISTHSAESRPKKKQTKDDAVVAAPKDDEPDFDYLEAKGEALVRELHGGINNIAAGTAFNRQKILGVSFGDMVIFEYIFFKNAIEKTIGRRIDNKVFSNIVDQLKAAGVVKLIDTEKGFFVSRFILEFPTRKDEGNFIPVSGEFFGLSADELEESKRLNPVLRGVNVRPYKNSEKAN from the coding sequence GTGAAAAAATCCCCCGTCAAGTCTTTCATTCAGGATGTTGGCGTGTTGGTGCTCGGGGCATCCTCCCTATTTGTTTTTGCCGGTGCGTTCATCGTCTATTCTGAAACAGGGTCGTTTTATTTTGACTGGGAAACAGTAAAGTACAGCATTGTTGACAACATCCCAGTGCTCCTGTTCGCGCTACTTTTGATGGCTGTTGCCCTGTTTGCCGTGGTGAACTATTTCCTGTGGGCTATGGCGCAACGAAAAAACTGCCAGATTCAGTATGTTGACCTGGCGCAGATTGCGCCTATCTGGCTCGAATACAATGAAGTAGAAAACAATATCCGCGAAAAAATCACCGCCGAAACTGCTCAAACCGAAGGTGACAAGGGGCAGGAAAGGGTATTGACCAATGTGCTGGCCACCCGCGCCTTGGAGTTTGAAACCCAGAGGGTGCGCGATTTTGTCAAGAACATCCTGATACCGAATGCGGATAAATTCGATGAATACGAGACAGGCATGATGTTTGACCTTTTACGCATGCTTGAATCGAACCGCGACCTCACCAGTGTTGCAACCCTTTGTCCGAAAGATCCTGAGCGTCAGATGTATAGCGACAAGGCGGCTACGCTCGATGGAAAGACAATGTATGAAATTCTCGGGGAATTCACCCTTCTTGACCATACGATCCGGGTGGCTGAGATTATGGTCGCTATGCACGAAAAGAATACTGACCGCCTCACGGTTGGACCGTTGTTTAGCCGCGTGGTGATCACCGCTATTTCGCACGACATCGGGAAAATCATTGTTAAAAATTCAACTCTCCGCATTACGGGAGAAATGTATCACAAGACGCCTCATGAGCACATCAGCGTCATGATGCTTCAGGAGATGTACCCGGAATACAAGCACTCCAAAAGTGTCGCCGATGCCATCCGTAGCCATCACCTTGGAAAGGTTGAGGGTACGCTTCCGCAACTCTTGAAAGATGCCGATAAAAAGGCGAGGGAAGTAGAGTTTGGCGAGTGGCGCATTCGAAATAAAAACGCAGTAGCTTCAAATGCGCAAACAACATCAACATCGGTTGAAAATGAGGCAAAAGTCGAACCGATAACGGCAGAGCAATCGGCTCCTGAGACGGTCCCGTTTGAAGACTTTGGTGAAGCTGCCGCTGCTGAACATGCAGAACTTTCGGGCCCTGAAGAGCCCATAAGCACACATTCTGCCGAGAGTCGTCCAAAGAAGAAGCAAACAAAAGATGACGCAGTTGTTGCAGCGCCCAAAGATGATGAACCCGACTTTGACTATCTTGAGGCGAAGGGTGAGGCTTTGGTACGAGAGCTTCACGGCGGGATTAATAATATCGCCGCGGGCACTGCGTTTAATAGACAAAAAATACTTGGCGTTTCATTCGGAGACATGGTTATTTTTGAATATATCTTTTTCAAAAATGCTATCGAAAAAACAATAGGGCGACGGATCGACAACAAGGTTTTCTCAAATATCGTCGATCAGCTCAAGGCCGCCGGGGTTGTCAAACTGATCGATACGGAAAAGGGCTTCTTTGTGTCGCGATTTATTCTTGAATTCCCAACGCGGAAAGATGAAGGGAATTTCATCCCGGTGTCGGGCGAATTCTTTGGTCTATCCGCAGATGAGCTTGAAGAATCAAAGCGGCTTAACCCGGTTTTGAGGGGGGTAAACGTAAGACCCTATAAAAATTCCGAGAAGGCAAACTGA
- a CDS encoding helix-turn-helix domain-containing protein — protein sequence MSARLHKSYSNNFTITPNHIINDEKISLKAKGLYLYLVSKPDNWAFSIERISKESKDGEDSVKSAIKELEKCGYLTRSQFNKNGNFGSNIYTLFDEPLPSGENPPTVTVRGKTASGKTASGKTASGKSPDLIKKREVKNNTERENFSVAEIVDDVSDHRFPHIENFLDFVCKSSRIKNPLAYRSQIRASLLDEKNKRHKKTLYAYETFVRRTAVHNFPNGFDVFGVYESLGFQGVSHE from the coding sequence ATGTCCGCCCGTCTGCATAAATCTTACAGTAACAATTTTACCATAACCCCGAATCATATTATAAACGATGAGAAAATAAGTCTCAAAGCCAAAGGACTTTATCTTTATCTCGTTTCAAAACCTGACAATTGGGCTTTTTCTATCGAGCGAATTTCTAAAGAGTCAAAAGATGGCGAAGACAGCGTTAAATCAGCGATAAAGGAGCTCGAAAAATGCGGTTATTTGACTCGTTCTCAGTTTAATAAAAACGGTAATTTTGGTTCGAATATTTACACTCTTTTTGATGAGCCGTTACCGTCAGGGGAAAATCCCCCAACGGTTACCGTTAGGGGAAAAACCGCTAGCGGAAAAACCGCCAGCGGAAAAACCGCCAGCGGAAAATCCCCTGACTTAATAAAAAAGAGAGAAGTAAAAAATAATACAGAGAGAGAGAACTTTTCTGTTGCTGAGATTGTTGATGATGTTTCGGATCATCGTTTTCCTCACATTGAGAATTTTCTCGATTTTGTGTGTAAATCCTCTCGCATCAAAAATCCCCTCGCCTATCGTTCGCAAATTCGTGCATCTTTGCTTGATGAAAAGAATAAGCGTCATAAAAAAACGCTTTATGCTTACGAAACATTTGTCCGCCGTACTGCGGTACACAATTTTCCTAACGGATTTGATGTCTTTGGGGTTTATGAGTCATTAGGATTTCAAGGAGTTTCACATGAGTAA